AATCGAAACGACACCAAGTCCCAACAAAATCAATACAGAAATGCTTGCACTTTTGCCTCCAAAAATCGATTTCCCCGCATCCACAGTTTCACTCCCGTTAGATGGTCCAAAAACAATGAGGAAACCAAATGACAGAAGTGAAGGAAACAAATGAACAATAGCGGAATGATTAAAGGATCCATTACTCATTTTATCAAAATAAAGGGAACATAGTGGACCAATGAGTAATAAAAGTGGGATATGAAACCCAAATAAGTAAGGGAACAATGAAAAGCTGTTACCAAATTCTGCAGCCATATGAAACTGCACCAAGGACACAGCTAAAAATAATAACGCCGATGAATAATCATAAAGAAAACTTGTTTCTAATTTTGCAAAATTGTTTTGAAAAAATTGAGAAGGAATTCTGATTTTGTTATTTTGTTTTCCTCGTAATTGGTATGTTTCGAGCCAGTGGGATAAAAAAAGCAGGAATGATACAATCGCACCAGCATAAGGAATTAAAATCATAAGTCTTTTTCTCCTTCATTTTCCGAATGTCTATTTTTTTTAAAAAAATCCACTCATTTCTGTGTCCATCTGTATCCAAAAGGACGACTGGACATTGATTGAATGCGATACTCAATTGTATGAACCGAAACCTATCACAAAACCAAGACAACAATCGTAAAATAAATCTAATTCAATCTCTTACAGTAAGAGTACTATTGAGTATACTTATGTTTGGAATTTTTTACACCCACCTCCTTGCAAATCCCTTTGTGTCCAAAAAAAAGTATTTAAATCAAATTCCAATCAAATCCCAACACAAAAAACCCGTCATTACCATCATCAGTGACAACGAGTTTACTGAACTCACTGATTTCCTTGTCCCCTATGGGATTTTGAAACGAGCAGGTATTTCTGAACTGTATGCGTTAGCACCTGAAAGAGGGAAAGTCCAACTATTCCCAGCATTAGCAGTAGAGGTGGATACTTCCTTTGCTAATTTTGACAAAGAACATCCAGAAGGAGCAGACATTGTCATTGTTCCCGCTCTTCATAATTCACAAAATCCAACGATTCTCAATTGGTTAAAAAAACAAAATGAAATGGGTGCAACATTCATTGGAATCTGTGATGGAGTTTGGACACTTGCTTATTCGGGATTGTTGGATCAAAGGGAAGCAACAGGACATTGGTATGCAAAAGATAAATTAATCGAAACGTTTCCAAATACAAATTGGACTAAAAACAAAAGGTATGTACATGACGAACGGATCATCACTACTTCAGGAGTCACTGCATCCATTCCAATCTCATTGGCGTTAATCGAAACGTTAGTTGGAAAGAAAAAGGCAACCGAAATGGCTATGTTATACGGTGTTGAATCATGGGATCCAGAACATAATAGTGATAGGTTTGAATTTAAATGGAATCATTATTTCATTGCAACTAAGAACTATTTATCTTTCTGGAATCATGATACCATCGGAATTCCAATTGAGGAAGGAATGGATGAAGTTTCATTAGCGTTGGTAGCGGATGCATATGCACGCACGTATCGATCAAATGTGAGTTCGATCGCTTTGCAAACAAAACAAGTTAAATTGAAGTCAGGCATTTCAATTTATCCCGATCGAACCAATTCACAGAGTGAAGGAATCCATGTAAAGGTTTTGATTCCAAATGATGGGAAAGCTTTACCGTTACTTAAGGAAACCTTAGATACAATCCAAAAAAGGTATGGAGGAACAACAATGGAATTTGTTTCCCTCCAAATGGAATTCCCGATCCCATAAGGTTTACGAGTATTGGAACAAACAATCTGATGAGTCTCAGTCCAACCCTATTACACCAGTTAGAGAATGAAGATTCCAAGTGGTTCTTTTCGTATAGGGATTTATCCTTAAATTTTGTTTCGATAAGTTCTGCCACAGTTAAACGCTATTTGTCAATTAATTCTTTACGAAAGACTTCTTCGGGTAAAATGATGATTCAGAGATGGAATACACCTACCAATTGCCTAACATCGAAACCATTGGAGACACTTGGACCTATTTTTGGTTACAACTTCCATATGGAATTCCTGGGATTATTTCCCTAGTCGTTGGGTTCTTTTTAAGTGCCTTCAGTTTTCGAAGGATTTTTCATACCAATGGTGAAGACAGAGTTCTTTCTCTGAATGTAGCCATTTCCTTTTTTGGATATGGCATTCTTGGACTTGTACTTTCTCTTAGAGCATGGATCATGGACCGTGAACTCTTACTGGCATTAAACAATTGGCTTTATCTCTTTATCCTTCTCATTTTACCTTCTAACTTTTATATTTGTTATGCGCTCTCTCGGAAAAAAGTATTTTTGTATTATACCTATCTTTGTTGGATCAGTGTTATCTTTGGTTATGTGGGACTTTTCCAAGGACTCGGTTTTCATAACGAGTGGTTTGATTACCAATTTGGAAAGTATCCCAAAGCAACAAATTATATAAAACCATTTGGCATCATCCCTCTTGTCGGATACTTTGCACTCGTTTTACCTTTTTTTACATTCCAGTGGAAAATCCTTTTAAAACGAATCCATAAATCGCTCTTCATCGGTTATAATGTATTGTTTCTAATGACGATCTCAAATGCGCCCGTTTTACTTGGATACAATGTGTATCCTGGATCCTTTTTTATCTTTATCCCCTTGATTTTAATTGCTTACGGAATTTTCCGATCCGATTTTCTCGATGTAAACGAACTTCTGTTTGATCGAAACGGATTATTTTACATTTTGTTTGGTGTGGTTTCTTTTTCACTGATTGTCCTGAGTGGAACAGTCGCACTAGGTTTAAGCCACAGTGCTTATTTGAATGACAATTGGTTTCCCCATGCTCTCCCTCCTACCATTTCCTTTTTTGTCGCTATTTTTATGGCAATCATTGTAGCAGGGAGTAACCCACAAGCAAAGATCAATCAGCTATGTGCATTTTCACTCATCATCACTGCTTTTTATAACTTACAATCCATTCCTACAAAACTCGAACTTAATTATTTAATTTTACTTCGCATATCGCAGGTTAGTTTTTTAATTTTCTCCCTGGCGCCAAGTATTTTATCACGTTTTGTTTTAAAAGCAATTGGAAGTGAAAGACCCAAGTCTTTACTGGTTGTCGATTTACTTTCAATTCTTTGTTCATTTTTATCCATAACACCTTTTTTACACAATGGTTACTACCGTTACGATTATGGAATCATCCACAAAAGTTCCTTAGTTCCCTACTTACTCGGTATCGCTGGATTTTTCGCATTTATCATTGTCGGTCGAGAAATCCACAAACGATGGGCAATTTTACCCAAGGAATCCAAAGTGGCGCTGGGTTCCGTTTTACTCTCTGGAGTATTTTTATTAACTGCATTTTTTCCGTCCCATGGATTCGCGATTCCCCCAATTTCTGATTATTTATTCATTCCGACCACCTTACTTGGGTTTGCTGTTTTAAAATTAGGGGCATTCTCATTACCAGGAAGGACCATTCGATTCAGCCAAAAACTAGCCAATTTAGGAATCTTTTCTATCTTATTTGCCAGTTTATTACAAATGCCAAAGTTTTTAGAAAAACTAGCATTTGGAGAAAGCCTTTTTCACATAACATTAGTTACCCTACCTCTAGTATTGTTCAATTATTTACTGGTTTATGTTTTTGCAAGACCACTAGCAGAAGAGTTAGATAGAAGTTATATCCTCTTAGAACAAGCCAAAAAAGAAGCAGAACTTGCGGGTGAAGAATCCGAAAAACTTTTGTTAAATATCCTTCCAAAATCCGTCGCTGAAGAAATTAAAATCAATGGGTATTGTGAACCAAAATCTTTTGACGAGGCAACCATCCTCTTCACTGATTTTCGAGGTTTTACAGAAGTTGCAAAAAACATGGAGTCAAACGAACTCATCACGGAACTTGATGCTTGTTTCACCCAATTTGATGAAATCATATCAAGAAACCAATTGGAAAAACTAAAAACCATTGGGGACTCTTATATGTGTGCTGGTGGTTTACCAGATTCAAACTACACAAACCCAATAGACGCATGTCTTGCAGCACTTGAGATCAGATCTTTTATGGACCAAATGAAAGAGATCAAAACCCAATTAAATTTACCTTATTGGGAACTACGAATTGGAATTCACACAGGTTCTGTAATCGCTGGGGTTGTTGGTCGTTTTAAATTTGCATATGACATTTGGGGGAGTAGTGTCAACACAGCTTCACGTATGGAAAGTTCAGGAATTGTTGGTGAAATCAATATTTCACAAACAACTTATGACAAAGTTCGATTTTTATTTCATTGTGAACACAGAGGGAAGATTGTCGATAAAAATGGGGAACGGTACGATATGTATCTTTTGAAACAGATCAAACCTAAGTTTTCCAAAGATGGCCTTGTTCCCAATGAATTATTTTGGTCCATTTATCAAAAAATCAAACAAGGTAGTAAAATGGTTTTAAAATCAAAACAGGAAACAGAAAGGATCACTTAATCTATTTTCATTGTCTTCAATAGAAATTAGATTCAAGTTTACACTATGCCTCCTCAAAAGAGTTCCATTCCATTTTACAACCGTGTCCAGTGGCAAACTTTTAAAACATTTTGGAATTCTCTCAG
This genomic interval from Leptospira limi contains the following:
- a CDS encoding adenylate/guanylate cyclase domain-containing protein — protein: MEYTYQLPNIETIGDTWTYFWLQLPYGIPGIISLVVGFFLSAFSFRRIFHTNGEDRVLSLNVAISFFGYGILGLVLSLRAWIMDRELLLALNNWLYLFILLILPSNFYICYALSRKKVFLYYTYLCWISVIFGYVGLFQGLGFHNEWFDYQFGKYPKATNYIKPFGIIPLVGYFALVLPFFTFQWKILLKRIHKSLFIGYNVLFLMTISNAPVLLGYNVYPGSFFIFIPLILIAYGIFRSDFLDVNELLFDRNGLFYILFGVVSFSLIVLSGTVALGLSHSAYLNDNWFPHALPPTISFFVAIFMAIIVAGSNPQAKINQLCAFSLIITAFYNLQSIPTKLELNYLILLRISQVSFLIFSLAPSILSRFVLKAIGSERPKSLLVVDLLSILCSFLSITPFLHNGYYRYDYGIIHKSSLVPYLLGIAGFFAFIIVGREIHKRWAILPKESKVALGSVLLSGVFLLTAFFPSHGFAIPPISDYLFIPTTLLGFAVLKLGAFSLPGRTIRFSQKLANLGIFSILFASLLQMPKFLEKLAFGESLFHITLVTLPLVLFNYLLVYVFARPLAEELDRSYILLEQAKKEAELAGEESEKLLLNILPKSVAEEIKINGYCEPKSFDEATILFTDFRGFTEVAKNMESNELITELDACFTQFDEIISRNQLEKLKTIGDSYMCAGGLPDSNYTNPIDACLAALEIRSFMDQMKEIKTQLNLPYWELRIGIHTGSVIAGVVGRFKFAYDIWGSSVNTASRMESSGIVGEINISQTTYDKVRFLFHCEHRGKIVDKNGERYDMYLLKQIKPKFSKDGLVPNELFWSIYQKIKQGSKMVLKSKQETERIT
- a CDS encoding DJ-1/PfpI family protein; translation: MNRNLSQNQDNNRKINLIQSLTVRVLLSILMFGIFYTHLLANPFVSKKKYLNQIPIKSQHKKPVITIISDNEFTELTDFLVPYGILKRAGISELYALAPERGKVQLFPALAVEVDTSFANFDKEHPEGADIVIVPALHNSQNPTILNWLKKQNEMGATFIGICDGVWTLAYSGLLDQREATGHWYAKDKLIETFPNTNWTKNKRYVHDERIITTSGVTASIPISLALIETLVGKKKATEMAMLYGVESWDPEHNSDRFEFKWNHYFIATKNYLSFWNHDTIGIPIEEGMDEVSLALVADAYARTYRSNVSSIALQTKQVKLKSGISIYPDRTNSQSEGIHVKVLIPNDGKALPLLKETLDTIQKRYGGTTMEFVSLQMEFPIP